The Prosthecobacter debontii genome segment GACCCACTACCATCCCTTGCATCTCCAGCTTGCTCACCAGAAGTGCTGCGTCTGGATGACGCCCTTCAATGAAAGGTTGCGTGATAATGATGTGAAGATTTCCCTCGGATTGATAAAATCCTTCCAATTGAATATCATCATCAAACAAGTGGTTAGCCAAAAGGATATCCGTCAGATAGTCAAAGAGGGAGTCCGTCGGTTTGTAAAAGATCTCGAAGGTCTCGGGATCGAATAAACGCGGGTCATAATCTTTGATCACACGTTTCTCTCCCCGCAGAACTCCGACTTGGTGTTCAATCCCCGGAGAGAGCGGATCGCTCGCCATCATTTTGCGGATACCCTCGGCATCCAAGATCAATCCCGTATCATGGGCAAAGGCTTCGAGCGCGCGTATTTCCGGCTCTCCTGGAGCGTCTTGATGACCTGATTGGTGATCTCCCCCTGCCTGTTCAACTGCGCGTGCCGCGCTGCGGAGAAGACCTGCCGCATCTCCAAATACGGCATAGGCTTTTTCGAGGGCATCGGGTCCTGAGACATACGGCAAGTTCAATTGCTCATGAATATGCGTCTTCGGAGAGGATGTGCACGAAAAAAGTTACCCTCGGCTCTCGTTCAGATCTACGCATGGCTGCTCATCAATTCATGAAGTGAGTCGGAGCTCCGCTCTTGCCCAAGCTGCCACCCGCTCCTATAAGCAGGGCCATGACATCTGCTGCCCATCCCCCTGGAGCCCTGCTGGCGAAGCTGGGTGCGTTTTTACAAGTGGCCCAGGTCGTGGGGTTTGCCACCATGTGGTGGACCCTGCATCATGACATCCAAGAGGCCCGAATCGCTCCACAGGATGTGGAAGCCACGATGCAGCAGGTCCAGAGCATGAACCAACTCATGGAGGCTTCCTCCATCTACATGTTTGCCGGTGTGGGCGTGGCTATCCTGGGCATCCTCATGGTCATTCTCGCCGCCACGGTGTATCGTTACCGGGCCCAGTGGTTCTTCTGGTTTCTGTGCATCTATGGCGGGGCCATGCTACTATCTTACATGCTGCCCTTCGGCCTGTTTTTTGTGATCTATGCGCTGCTGAAAAAGAAGGAGTTCCCGCTCGATCCTCCGCCGGCGCCAGGGACACTCGTGTAAAGAGGCCCGGCGCATGGAGAGGCGGACAAGGAGACTTACTCCGCCTGCTTTTTCTTCGCCGCACCCGGGGCCTTCGCTTGGCCTTTACCTTGGCCTTGGCCCTTTTTCTTTTTGCCGGGCTGGGCGTCTTTGGCGGCACCGCCGGGGGCTTTGAATTGGGGTTTGGCCTCAGGATGGGTGGCCAGG includes the following:
- a CDS encoding putative polyvalent protein kinase domain-containing protein translates to MNLPYVSGPDALEKAYAVFGDAAGLLRSAARAVEQAGGDHQSGHQDAPGEPEIRALEAFAHDTGLILDAEGIRKMMASDPLSPGIEHQVGVLRGEKRVIKDYDPRLFDPETFEIFYKPTDSLFDYLTDILLANHLFDDDIQLEGFYQSEGNLHIIITQPFIEGRHPDAALLVSKLEMQGMVVGPGPAKFYIDGGAAGRLLVTDLHEDNAILGNQTDLILPIDVHFSFPSREQRIAALKALELY